Proteins co-encoded in one Inmirania thermothiophila genomic window:
- the ccoN gene encoding cytochrome-c oxidase, cbb3-type subunit I, translated as MEATQSRPHYHLEVVRWFTIMAVVYLVVGLAAGVYIASELAWPALNLDIPYITFGRLRPVHTNAVIFAFGGSTLMATAFYVVQRTCGVPLWSNRLAWFTFWTWNAVIVLAVITLPLGLTQAKEYAELEWPIDILIAVSWLSYTFNFIMTIVHRKTKHIYVANWFFLAMMIMITYLHVVNSLAIPVGLFKSYSIFSGVQDAMIQWWWGHNAVGFFLTAGFLGIMYYFVPKQANLPVYSYRLSVLHFWALIFGYVWLGAHHLQYTALPDWTGSLGAAISMAMIIPSWGGAINGMMTLSGAWDKLRTDYVLRFLIASLAFYAMSTFEGPVMSTKTVNSLSHYTDWTIGHVHSGALGWVAMVSFGALYHLTARLWNTELYSTRLVNVHFWLATVGVVFYITAMWVSGIMQGLMWRAYTEYGTLAYTFAESVAAMHPYYVLRAVGGMLYLAGALLMLYNVVMTIRTAGERRPAAAVAAGA; from the coding sequence GTGGAAGCGACCCAGAGCAGACCACACTACCACCTGGAGGTGGTCAGGTGGTTCACCATCATGGCGGTGGTGTACCTGGTGGTGGGCCTGGCGGCCGGGGTCTACATCGCCTCGGAGCTGGCCTGGCCGGCCCTCAACCTGGACATCCCCTACATCACCTTCGGGCGGCTGCGGCCGGTGCACACCAACGCCGTCATCTTCGCCTTCGGCGGCTCGACCCTCATGGCCACCGCCTTCTACGTGGTGCAGCGCACCTGCGGCGTGCCGCTGTGGAGCAACCGGCTGGCCTGGTTCACCTTCTGGACCTGGAACGCGGTCATCGTGCTCGCCGTGATCACGCTGCCGCTGGGGCTGACCCAGGCCAAGGAGTACGCCGAGCTGGAGTGGCCCATCGACATCCTGATCGCGGTCTCCTGGCTCAGCTACACCTTCAACTTCATCATGACCATCGTGCACCGGAAGACCAAGCACATCTACGTGGCCAACTGGTTCTTCCTCGCCATGATGATCATGATCACCTACCTGCACGTGGTGAACAGCCTCGCCATCCCGGTGGGCCTGTTCAAGAGCTACTCCATCTTCTCCGGCGTGCAGGACGCCATGATCCAGTGGTGGTGGGGCCACAACGCGGTGGGCTTCTTCCTCACCGCGGGCTTCCTCGGGATCATGTACTACTTCGTGCCCAAGCAGGCCAACCTGCCGGTCTACTCCTACCGGCTGTCGGTGCTGCACTTCTGGGCGCTCATCTTCGGCTACGTCTGGCTCGGCGCCCACCACCTGCAGTACACGGCGCTGCCGGACTGGACGGGCTCGCTGGGGGCGGCCATCTCCATGGCCATGATCATCCCCTCCTGGGGCGGGGCCATCAACGGCATGATGACCCTCTCGGGGGCGTGGGACAAGCTGCGCACCGACTACGTGCTGCGCTTCCTCATCGCTTCCCTGGCCTTCTACGCCATGTCCACCTTCGAGGGGCCGGTCATGTCCACCAAGACCGTCAACAGCCTCTCGCACTACACCGACTGGACCATCGGCCACGTCCACTCCGGCGCCCTCGGCTGGGTGGCGATGGTCTCCTTCGGCGCTCTCTACCACCTCACGGCGCGGCTGTGGAACACCGAGCTCTACTCCACGCGGCTCGTCAACGTCCACTTCTGGCTCGCCACCGTGGGCGTGGTCTTCTACATCACCGCGATGTGGGTCTCGGGCATCATGCAGGGGCTGATGTGGCGCGCCTACACCGAGTACGGCACGCTCGCCTACACCTTCGCCGAGTCGGTGGCGGCGATGCACCCGTACTACGTCCTGCGCGCCGTGGGCGGCATGCTCTATCTCGCCGGCGCCCTGCTCATGCTCTACAACGTCGTGATGACCATCCGCACCGCAGGCGAGCGGCGCCCGGCCGCCGCCGTGGCCGCGGGCGCCTGA
- the fnr gene encoding fumarate/nitrate reduction transcriptional regulator Fnr has product MQPAESNVIKLARLTVACTHCSLRDVCNPSGAERSARAELDAIVRRRQPLARGQHVFRAGEPFRAIYCVRSGCIKTYATTDDGEEQVTGFHLPGELIAIDAMGMERLPTAAVALETSSICEIPFDRLNALARRIPGLTEQLFALLTQEIAHYQTLLLLVSRKTAEARLAAFLLSLSMRFGRRGFSPSEFYLSMSRNDIGNFLGMAVETVSRVFTRFDEEGLITVRRKYVRIHDLEALREVAGRPRLEHALQAQF; this is encoded by the coding sequence GTGCAGCCTGCCGAGAGCAACGTCATCAAGCTGGCCCGCCTGACGGTGGCCTGCACCCACTGCAGCCTGCGCGACGTCTGCAACCCGTCCGGCGCCGAGCGCAGCGCGCGGGCCGAGCTCGACGCCATCGTCCGCCGCCGCCAGCCCCTGGCGCGCGGCCAGCACGTCTTCCGCGCCGGCGAGCCCTTCCGCGCCATCTACTGCGTCCGCTCCGGCTGCATCAAGACCTACGCCACCACCGACGACGGCGAGGAGCAGGTGACGGGCTTCCACCTGCCCGGCGAGCTCATCGCCATCGACGCCATGGGGATGGAGCGGCTTCCCACCGCCGCGGTCGCACTCGAGACCAGCAGCATCTGCGAGATCCCCTTCGACCGCCTGAACGCGCTCGCCCGCCGCATCCCGGGCCTGACCGAGCAGCTCTTCGCGCTCCTCACCCAGGAGATCGCCCACTACCAGACCCTGCTGCTGCTGGTCAGCCGCAAGACCGCGGAGGCCCGCCTCGCGGCCTTCCTGCTCTCGCTCTCGATGCGCTTCGGCCGCCGCGGCTTCTCGCCGAGCGAGTTCTATCTCAGCATGTCCCGCAACGACATCGGCAACTTCCTCGGCATGGCGGTGGAGACGGTCAGCCGCGTCTTCACCCGCTTCGACGAGGAGGGGCTGATCACGGTGCGCCGCAAGTACGTGCGCATCCACGACCTGGAGGCGCTCAGAGAGGTGGCCGGACGCCCGCGGCTCGAGCACGCCCTGCAGGCGCAGTTCTAG
- the hisB gene encoding imidazoleglycerol-phosphate dehydratase HisB, which yields MGEQARCGEVERRTGETAVAVRLVLDGTGRAEVATGVPFLDHMLEQVARHGLLDLEVRARGDVHVDDHHTVEDVGITLGQALARALGDKAGLTRFGHAYVPLDEALARVVVDLSGRPGLCYEVDFPRARIGTFDVDLVREFFQGLVNHAGMTLHVDLLRGRNAHHIAECLFKAFGRALRQAVAPDPRLGGAIPSTKGSL from the coding sequence ATGGGCGAGCAGGCAAGGTGCGGCGAGGTGGAGCGGCGCACGGGCGAGACCGCGGTGGCGGTGCGCCTGGTCCTCGACGGGACGGGGCGGGCCGAGGTGGCCACCGGGGTGCCCTTCCTCGACCACATGCTCGAGCAGGTGGCTCGCCACGGGCTGCTCGATCTCGAGGTGCGCGCCCGGGGCGACGTCCACGTGGACGACCACCACACCGTGGAGGACGTGGGCATCACCCTGGGCCAGGCCCTTGCGCGCGCGCTCGGCGACAAGGCGGGGCTCACCCGCTTCGGCCACGCCTACGTCCCCCTGGACGAGGCCCTCGCGCGCGTGGTGGTGGACCTCTCCGGCCGCCCCGGCCTCTGCTACGAGGTGGACTTCCCCCGCGCCCGCATCGGCACCTTCGACGTGGACCTGGTGCGGGAGTTCTTCCAGGGGCTGGTCAACCACGCCGGGATGACGCTGCACGTCGACCTCCTCCGGGGCCGCAACGCCCACCACATCGCCGAGTGCCTCTTCAAGGCGTTCGGCCGCGCCCTGCGCCAGGCGGTGGCGCCGGATCCGCGCCTCGGCGGTGCGATCCCCTCCACCAAGGGCAGCCTCTGA
- the hisH gene encoding imidazole glycerol phosphate synthase subunit HisH, whose protein sequence is MGRVVVIDYGMGNLHSMAKALERVAPPRVRVRVSGDPAAVAAADRVVFPGVGAMRDCMAELARRGLVEAVREAAASRPFLGVCIGMQALYEESEENGGTRCLGILPGRVRFFGHGMREPDGRALKVPHMGWNRVWRTRPHPLWDGIADGAWFYFVHGYHAEAAGAALAATSDYGVRFAAAAARGNLFATQFHPEKSSATGLRLLANFLAWDGEG, encoded by the coding sequence ATGGGGCGGGTGGTGGTCATCGACTACGGCATGGGGAATCTCCACTCCATGGCCAAGGCCCTGGAGCGGGTGGCGCCGCCGCGGGTGCGGGTGCGGGTGAGCGGTGACCCCGCCGCGGTGGCGGCGGCCGACCGCGTGGTCTTTCCCGGCGTCGGCGCCATGCGCGACTGCATGGCGGAGCTCGCGCGGCGCGGCCTCGTCGAGGCGGTGCGCGAGGCCGCCGCCTCGCGGCCCTTCCTCGGCGTCTGCATCGGCATGCAGGCGCTCTACGAGGAGAGCGAGGAGAACGGCGGCACCCGGTGCCTGGGGATCCTCCCCGGGCGGGTGCGCTTCTTCGGCCACGGCATGCGCGAGCCGGACGGGCGCGCCCTCAAGGTCCCGCACATGGGCTGGAACCGCGTCTGGCGCACGCGGCCGCACCCGCTCTGGGACGGCATCGCCGACGGCGCCTGGTTCTACTTCGTCCACGGCTACCACGCGGAGGCCGCGGGGGCGGCGCTCGCCGCCACCTCGGACTACGGCGTGCGCTTCGCCGCCGCGGCGGCGCGCGGCAACCTGTTCGCGACCCAGTTCCACCCCGAGAAGAGCTCGGCCACGGGCCTGCGCCTGCTGGCCAACTTCCTGGCGTGGGACGGTGAGGGCTGA
- the hisA gene encoding 1-(5-phosphoribosyl)-5-[(5-phosphoribosylamino)methylideneamino]imidazole-4-carboxamide isomerase: MLVIPAIDLKGGRCVRLRQGRMEEETVFSDDPLAVAERWVAAGARRLHIVDLDGAASGRPVHADVVARICAAFPDLPVQVGGGIRDEETIQAYLDAGVSYVILGTRAVTAPHFVSDACLEFPGHILVGLDVRDGRVALDGWSKLARHSVVELAQRLEAEGAEGIVYTDITRDGMLSGINVEATAALARELAIPVIAAGGIRDLDDIRALCAVADEGILGAITGRALYEGTLDLAEGQRLADELTGTAA, from the coding sequence ATGCTGGTGATCCCGGCCATCGACCTCAAGGGCGGGCGCTGCGTGCGCCTGCGCCAGGGTCGGATGGAGGAGGAGACGGTGTTCTCGGACGACCCGCTCGCGGTGGCCGAGCGGTGGGTGGCGGCGGGTGCGCGCCGCCTCCACATCGTCGATCTCGACGGCGCGGCGAGCGGCCGCCCGGTGCATGCGGACGTGGTGGCGCGGATCTGCGCCGCGTTTCCGGACCTGCCGGTGCAGGTGGGCGGCGGCATCCGCGACGAGGAGACCATCCAGGCCTATCTCGATGCCGGGGTGAGCTACGTCATCCTCGGCACGCGGGCGGTGACGGCGCCCCACTTCGTCTCCGACGCCTGCCTCGAGTTCCCCGGCCACATCCTCGTCGGGCTCGACGTGCGCGACGGCCGCGTCGCCCTCGACGGCTGGTCCAAGCTGGCTCGCCACAGCGTCGTCGAGCTCGCCCAGCGGCTCGAGGCCGAGGGCGCCGAGGGCATCGTCTACACCGACATCACCCGCGACGGGATGCTGAGCGGGATCAACGTCGAGGCCACCGCGGCGCTCGCCCGCGAGCTCGCCATCCCGGTGATCGCCGCGGGCGGCATCCGCGACCTCGACGACATCCGCGCCCTCTGTGCGGTGGCCGACGAGGGCATCCTCGGCGCCATCACCGGCCGCGCCCTCTACGAGGGCACGCTGGATCTCGCCGAGGGGCAGCGCCTCGCCGACGAGCTCACCGGGACGGCGGCCTGA
- the hisF gene encoding imidazole glycerol phosphate synthase subunit HisF — protein MALARRVIPCLDVDAGRVVKGVRFVDIRDAGDPVEIARRYDEQGADELTFLDITASHEGRETMLHVVERVAGQVFIPLTVGGGVRSCEDVRRLLSAGADKVAINTAAVQRPELVREAAERFGSQCIVVAIDAKQVAEAPSRWAVFTHGGRRPTGLDAVEWAARMAAYGAGEILLTSMDRDGTREGFDLALTRAVSRAVPVPVIASGGVGSLDHLAQGILEGEADAVLAASIFHFGEHTVEEAKRHMAARGIEVRL, from the coding sequence ATGGCGCTCGCCCGCCGCGTCATCCCCTGCCTCGACGTCGACGCCGGCCGCGTCGTCAAGGGCGTGCGCTTCGTCGACATCCGCGACGCCGGGGATCCGGTGGAGATCGCCCGCCGCTACGACGAGCAGGGCGCCGACGAGCTCACCTTCCTCGACATCACGGCCAGCCACGAGGGGCGCGAGACCATGCTCCACGTGGTGGAGCGGGTGGCGGGGCAGGTCTTCATCCCCCTCACGGTGGGCGGCGGGGTGCGAAGCTGCGAGGACGTGCGCCGGCTCCTTTCGGCGGGGGCGGACAAGGTCGCCATCAACACCGCGGCGGTGCAGCGCCCGGAGCTCGTGCGCGAGGCCGCCGAGCGCTTCGGCTCGCAGTGCATCGTGGTCGCCATCGACGCCAAGCAGGTGGCCGAGGCACCGTCGCGCTGGGCGGTCTTCACCCACGGCGGGCGCCGGCCCACGGGGCTCGACGCGGTGGAGTGGGCGGCGCGCATGGCCGCCTACGGCGCGGGCGAGATCCTGCTCACGAGCATGGACCGCGACGGCACCCGCGAGGGCTTCGACCTCGCGCTGACGCGGGCGGTGAGCCGCGCCGTCCCGGTGCCCGTGATCGCCTCCGGCGGTGTGGGCAGCCTCGACCACCTCGCCCAGGGGATCCTCGAGGGCGAGGCCGACGCGGTGCTCGCCGCGAGCATCTTCCACTTCGGCGAGCACACCGTCGAGGAGGCCAAGCGCCACATGGCGGCGCGCGGCATCGAGGTGCGCCTGTGA
- the hisI gene encoding phosphoribosyl-AMP cyclohydrolase, which translates to MSADPGPVRWNADGLVPAVAQDADTGEVLMLAWMNREALEATLREGRAVYWSRSRGRLWRKGEASGHVQEVVEVRLDCDGDAVLLRVRQRGGIACHTGRRSCFYRAWDGTGWREVLPVLRDPDEIYGGGGE; encoded by the coding sequence GTGAGCGCGGATCCGGGGCCGGTGCGCTGGAACGCCGACGGGCTGGTGCCCGCCGTGGCCCAGGACGCCGACACCGGTGAGGTGCTGATGCTCGCCTGGATGAACCGCGAGGCCCTGGAGGCGACCTTGCGCGAGGGGCGGGCGGTGTACTGGTCGCGCTCGCGGGGGCGGCTCTGGCGCAAGGGCGAGGCCTCGGGGCACGTGCAGGAGGTGGTGGAGGTGCGGCTCGACTGCGACGGCGACGCGGTCCTGCTGCGGGTGCGCCAGCGCGGCGGCATCGCCTGCCACACCGGGCGGCGCTCCTGCTTCTACCGCGCCTGGGACGGCACCGGCTGGCGCGAGGTCCTGCCGGTGCTGCGCGACCCGGACGAGATCTACGGAGGCGGCGGTGAGTGA
- a CDS encoding phosphoribosyl-ATP diphosphatase, which yields MSDILRRLDEVLAARRGADPERSYVASLHARGEEAILRKVGEEAVEVLLAARGGEAGPLVREVADLWFHTLVLLSHRGLGAGAVLAELERRFGTSGLEEKAARGRS from the coding sequence GTGAGTGACATCCTCAGGCGTCTCGACGAGGTGCTGGCGGCGCGCCGCGGCGCCGACCCCGAGCGCTCCTACGTGGCCTCGCTGCACGCCCGCGGCGAGGAGGCGATCCTGCGCAAGGTGGGCGAGGAGGCGGTGGAGGTGCTGCTGGCGGCCCGCGGCGGCGAGGCCGGGCCCCTGGTGCGGGAGGTGGCCGACCTCTGGTTCCACACCTTGGTGCTGCTGTCCCATCGCGGGCTGGGGGCGGGGGCGGTGCTGGCCGAGCTGGAGCGGCGCTTCGGCACCTCGGGTCTCGAGGAGAAGGCCGCGCGGGGACGGTCGTGA
- a CDS encoding histidine triad nucleotide-binding protein: MSCVFCDIVAGRAPARFVHQDEQVVAFHDIHPKAPVHVLVVPRVHVASLDHLGPEHEALVLHIIRLLPGLARRLGLAEGYRTVVNTGRGGGQIVDHLHLHLLGGFRHPGR; the protein is encoded by the coding sequence GTGAGCTGCGTCTTTTGTGATATCGTTGCCGGGCGCGCTCCGGCCCGCTTCGTCCACCAGGACGAGCAGGTGGTGGCCTTCCACGACATCCACCCCAAGGCCCCGGTCCACGTGCTGGTGGTGCCGCGGGTGCACGTGGCGAGCCTCGACCACCTGGGGCCCGAGCACGAGGCGCTGGTCCTGCACATCATCCGGCTCCTGCCGGGGCTGGCGCGCCGGCTGGGGTTGGCCGAGGGGTACCGTACGGTGGTCAACACCGGCCGGGGCGGGGGCCAGATCGTCGATCATCTGCACCTGCACCTGCTCGGGGGATTCCGGCACCCGGGGCGGTGA
- the tatA gene encoding twin-arginine translocase TatA/TatE family subunit → MGISVWQLLIILLIVLLLFGTKKLRNLGADLGASIKSFRQAVREGESEAEAEPPKQIAEGEKGPAEGTAEGGAGQEAAKAGGTASGDKGQA, encoded by the coding sequence ATGGGCATCAGCGTCTGGCAGCTCCTGATCATCCTGCTGATCGTCCTGCTGCTGTTCGGGACCAAGAAGCTGCGCAACCTGGGCGCGGACCTCGGGGCCTCCATCAAGAGCTTCCGCCAGGCCGTGCGCGAGGGCGAGAGCGAGGCCGAGGCCGAGCCGCCGAAGCAGATCGCCGAGGGCGAGAAGGGCCCCGCCGAGGGCACCGCCGAGGGCGGGGCCGGGCAGGAGGCGGCGAAGGCGGGCGGGACCGCCTCCGGCGACAAGGGCCAGGCCTGA
- the tatB gene encoding Sec-independent protein translocase protein TatB, with protein sequence MFDIGFWEVALVLLVALLVIGPERLPRVARTAGLWVARLRQMVGSVKADIEREIRAQELKELMEQQKAALGDLEPVEDLKEDLSRPIPVDAPPPAGKTARSAAEGGAGDKPSAS encoded by the coding sequence ATGTTCGACATCGGTTTCTGGGAGGTCGCCCTCGTCCTGCTGGTGGCGCTGCTGGTCATCGGGCCGGAGCGGCTGCCGCGGGTGGCGCGCACCGCCGGGCTCTGGGTGGCGCGGCTGCGGCAGATGGTGGGCTCGGTCAAGGCCGACATCGAGCGCGAGATCCGCGCCCAGGAGCTCAAGGAGCTGATGGAGCAGCAGAAGGCCGCCCTCGGCGACCTCGAGCCCGTCGAGGACCTCAAGGAGGACCTGAGCCGTCCGATCCCGGTGGATGCGCCGCCGCCGGCGGGCAAGACGGCGCGCTCCGCCGCTGAGGGCGGCGCCGGCGACAAGCCTTCCGCGTCATGA
- the radC gene encoding RadC family protein: MAIRHWPAAERPREKLLAQGPEALSDAELLAIFLRTGVRGRSALDLARELLARFGGLRPLLDAPPAAVCALPGLGPAKYAQLAAALELARRHLQERLRRGEAVTDPAAAARYLAARLRHRPREVFACLFLDARHRLIAYEELFTGTIDGAQVHPREVARRALAHNAAAVIAAHNHPSGVAEPSAADRALTRRLAEALALLEVRLLDHFVVGDGEPCSLAQLGLLP, translated from the coding sequence ATGGCGATCCGCCACTGGCCGGCCGCCGAGCGGCCGCGGGAGAAGCTCCTCGCCCAAGGTCCGGAGGCCCTCTCGGACGCGGAGCTCTTGGCCATCTTCCTGCGCACCGGGGTGCGCGGGCGCAGCGCCCTCGATCTCGCCCGCGAGCTCCTCGCCCGCTTCGGCGGCCTGCGCCCCCTCCTCGACGCCCCGCCGGCCGCCGTCTGCGCCCTGCCCGGGCTCGGCCCGGCCAAGTACGCCCAGCTCGCCGCCGCCCTCGAGCTCGCCCGCCGGCATCTGCAGGAGCGGCTGCGCCGCGGCGAGGCCGTCACCGACCCCGCCGCCGCCGCGCGCTACCTCGCGGCCCGGCTCCGCCACCGTCCGCGAGAGGTCTTCGCCTGCCTCTTCCTCGATGCGCGCCACCGTCTCATCGCCTACGAGGAGCTCTTCACCGGCACCATCGACGGCGCCCAGGTCCATCCCCGCGAGGTGGCGCGGCGGGCCCTCGCCCACAACGCCGCCGCCGTCATCGCCGCCCACAACCACCCCTCGGGGGTGGCCGAGCCCAGCGCCGCCGACCGCGCCCTGACCCGCCGCCTGGCCGAGGCCCTGGCCCTGCTCGAGGTGCGCCTCCTCGATCACTTCGTGGTCGGCGACGGCGAGCCCTGCTCGCTGGCGCAGCTGGGCCTCCTGCCCTGA
- the coaBC gene encoding bifunctional phosphopantothenoylcysteine decarboxylase/phosphopantothenate--cysteine ligase CoaBC, with product MSALAGRRIVLGVSGGVAAYKAAELARELVRAGAEVDAVLTRGATAFVTPLLFQAVTGRPAREALLDPQAEAGMGHIELARRADLVLVAPATAHLLARLAHGLADDLLTTLCLATRAPLALAPAMNAAMWAHPATQDNVARLRARGAHVLGPAEGALACGEEGPGRMLEPAEIAAAVQGLLERGPLAGLRVLVTAGPTREAIDPVRYISNRSSGRMGYAVAQACREAGAEVVLVSGPTALAPPPGVRLVRVESAAEMLAAVEAEVDACAIFIAAAAVADYRPAETAPAKIKKRAQRLGLELVRNPDILATVARRRPRPFVVGFAAETEAVEANARAKLAAKGLDLVAANRVGPGIGFDREDNELTLIWEDGAEPLGRASKLELARRLVARIAERHGARDPAADPGSAPRP from the coding sequence GTGAGCGCGCTCGCCGGGCGGCGCATCGTCCTCGGCGTGAGCGGCGGCGTCGCCGCCTACAAGGCCGCCGAGCTCGCCCGCGAGCTGGTGCGCGCGGGGGCCGAGGTGGATGCCGTGCTCACGCGCGGGGCGACCGCCTTCGTGACCCCGCTCCTCTTCCAGGCGGTGACGGGCCGCCCGGCCCGGGAGGCCCTGCTCGATCCCCAGGCCGAGGCCGGCATGGGCCACATCGAGCTCGCCCGCAGGGCCGACCTGGTGCTGGTGGCCCCCGCCACCGCGCACCTGCTGGCGCGCCTCGCCCACGGGCTCGCCGACGACCTCCTCACCACCCTCTGCCTGGCGACGCGGGCGCCGCTGGCGCTGGCCCCGGCGATGAACGCGGCCATGTGGGCGCATCCGGCGACCCAGGACAACGTCGCCCGGCTGCGCGCGCGCGGGGCCCACGTCCTCGGCCCCGCCGAGGGGGCCCTCGCCTGCGGCGAGGAGGGGCCGGGGCGGATGCTCGAGCCGGCCGAGATCGCGGCCGCGGTGCAGGGGCTGCTGGAGCGGGGCCCGCTCGCCGGGCTGCGGGTGCTGGTCACCGCCGGCCCGACCCGCGAGGCCATCGATCCCGTGCGCTACATCAGCAACCGCAGCTCCGGGCGCATGGGCTACGCGGTGGCCCAGGCCTGCCGCGAGGCCGGCGCCGAGGTGGTGCTGGTGAGCGGGCCGACGGCGCTGGCGCCGCCGCCCGGGGTGCGCCTGGTGCGGGTGGAGAGCGCGGCCGAGATGCTGGCGGCGGTGGAGGCGGAGGTGGACGCCTGCGCCATCTTCATCGCCGCCGCGGCGGTGGCGGACTACCGGCCGGCCGAGACCGCCCCCGCCAAGATCAAGAAGCGGGCGCAGCGGTTGGGCCTCGAGCTGGTGCGCAACCCGGACATCCTCGCCACCGTGGCCCGGCGCCGGCCGCGGCCGTTCGTGGTCGGGTTCGCGGCCGAGACCGAGGCGGTGGAGGCGAACGCGCGCGCCAAGCTCGCCGCCAAGGGCCTCGACCTCGTCGCCGCCAACCGGGTCGGTCCCGGGATCGGCTTCGATCGCGAAGACAACGAGCTGACGCTCATCTGGGAGGACGGCGCCGAGCCGCTGGGGCGGGCGTCGAAGCTGGAGCTTGCGCGGCGGCTCGTCGCGCGCATCGCGGAGCGCCATGGAGCGAGAGATCCCGCTGCGGATCCTGGATCCGCGCCTCGGCCGTGA
- the dut gene encoding dUTP diphosphatase: MEREIPLRILDPRLGRDWPLPDYATAEAAGMDLRACLQAPLELAPGACELVPTGIAVHMGDPEMAAVVLPRSGLGHRHGLVLGNLVGLIDADYQGEILISCWNRGVRPFTIEPGERIAQLVFVPVIRARFCLVEAFEPSARGAGGFGHSGRR; this comes from the coding sequence ATGGAGCGAGAGATCCCGCTGCGGATCCTGGATCCGCGCCTCGGCCGTGACTGGCCGCTGCCCGACTACGCCACCGCCGAGGCGGCGGGGATGGACCTGCGCGCCTGCCTGCAGGCGCCGCTGGAGCTCGCCCCGGGGGCGTGCGAGCTGGTGCCCACCGGGATCGCGGTGCACATGGGCGACCCGGAGATGGCGGCGGTGGTGCTGCCGCGCTCCGGCCTCGGGCACCGCCACGGCCTCGTGCTCGGCAACCTCGTGGGCCTCATCGACGCCGACTACCAGGGCGAGATCCTCATCTCCTGCTGGAACCGCGGGGTGCGCCCGTTTACGATCGAGCCGGGGGAGCGCATCGCGCAGCTGGTCTTCGTGCCCGTGATCCGGGCCCGCTTCTGCCTCGTCGAGGCCTTCGAGCCGAGCGCGCGGGGCGCCGGCGGGTTCGGCCACTCGGGGCGGCGCTGA